One Capillibacterium thermochitinicola genomic window carries:
- the fliP gene encoding flagellar type III secretion system pore protein FliP (The bacterial flagellar biogenesis protein FliP forms a type III secretion system (T3SS)-type pore required for flagellar assembly.), which yields MDKRRFLIIVFLGLLLTLISSKVSLGQPALPQIEIGWTNTDDPEQVAASLRILALITILSLAPAILIMFTAFTRIVVVLSFTRSAIGLQQSPPNQVIIGLALFLTFYIMAPTWSEVRQNALTPFFAGKITIEEALKEAEKPVKNFMGKHVRNEDLRLFMRIGEITTRPANYEEIPLHVIVPSFIISELKTAFTMGFILYIPFLVVDMIVASTLMSMGMLMLPPIMISMPFKILLFVMVDGWNLVVRSLLTGY from the coding sequence ATGGATAAAAGGCGTTTTCTGATCATTGTTTTTCTGGGGTTACTCCTAACCCTGATCAGCAGCAAAGTAAGTTTAGGGCAGCCAGCTCTTCCCCAAATTGAAATTGGATGGACAAACACGGATGATCCGGAGCAGGTTGCTGCCAGTCTCCGGATTTTAGCTTTAATTACCATTCTTTCGCTGGCTCCGGCCATTCTAATTATGTTTACCGCATTTACGCGGATAGTCGTGGTCCTTTCCTTTACCCGGAGCGCCATCGGCCTGCAACAATCCCCTCCGAACCAGGTGATTATTGGGCTTGCCCTTTTCCTTACTTTTTATATTATGGCCCCCACCTGGTCCGAAGTGCGGCAAAATGCCTTGACTCCTTTTTTCGCGGGTAAAATTACAATTGAAGAAGCTTTAAAGGAAGCGGAGAAGCCGGTCAAAAACTTCATGGGGAAACACGTTCGGAATGAGGATCTCCGTTTGTTCATGCGCATAGGGGAGATTACAACCAGGCCGGCCAATTATGAAGAGATTCCGCTCCACGTTATTGTGCCATCCTTTATCATCAGTGAATTAAAGACTGCTTTCACCATGGGTTTCATCTTGTATATTCCATTTTTAGTGGTCGATATGATCGTGGCCAGTACATTAATGTCCATGGGGATGTTAATGCTCCCGCCGATCATGATCTCCATGCCTTTTAAGATTTTGCTCTTTGTCATGGTGGAC
- a CDS encoding FliO/MopB family protein — MMTSLYPLHTLLGFFIPLAEFDSETFSITQEVTPEPSFSYFQLISYLLCFVLVLYLASKAARWLGRVAGGRSGLHLRLVDTLHLGPNRAVHLIMVGKQLFLVGAAERNLTLLTEISDPDLLGTIQAELAPPVTGRQGGGKGFADHLKGLLNGGFGEVGSAPPPDVMTPTQRIEERLMKYRTHRGYKSDG; from the coding sequence ATGATGACCAGTCTTTATCCTTTACATACTTTACTTGGATTCTTCATCCCGTTGGCCGAGTTTGATAGCGAAACGTTCAGTATAACACAGGAGGTTACCCCAGAACCCAGTTTCTCCTATTTCCAGCTCATCTCCTATCTCCTCTGCTTCGTGCTTGTCCTTTATCTCGCATCGAAAGCGGCACGTTGGCTGGGGAGGGTGGCTGGTGGGCGCTCCGGTCTCCATCTGCGCTTGGTGGATACACTCCACTTGGGCCCCAACCGGGCCGTGCACCTGATAATGGTGGGTAAACAATTGTTTCTCGTGGGGGCGGCGGAACGCAATCTGACGCTTTTGACGGAGATCAGCGACCCCGATCTGCTTGGCACTATCCAGGCGGAACTTGCTCCTCCGGTTACCGGCCGTCAAGGGGGCGGGAAAGGGTTTGCCGATCATCTAAAAGGGTTACTGAATGGTGGTTTTGGTGAGGTTGGATCGGCTCCACCGCCGGATGTGATGACACCAACGCAGAGAATTGAGGAGAGACTGATGAAATATCGAACCCACCGAGGGTATAAGAGCGATGGATAA
- a CDS encoding response regulator, with the protein MKNRVLVVDDAAFMRMMIKDILKKGGFEVIGEAEDGVKAVEKYKELRPDLVTMDITMPEMDGITAVKEIKKIDQNALIIMCSAMGQQAMVIDAIQAGAKDFVVKPFQPDRVLEAVRKVIQ; encoded by the coding sequence GTGAAAAATCGTGTATTAGTAGTGGATGACGCTGCCTTTATGCGCATGATGATCAAAGACATTTTAAAGAAGGGCGGTTTCGAAGTAATCGGCGAAGCAGAAGACGGAGTAAAAGCAGTAGAAAAATACAAGGAATTAAGACCCGATTTAGTAACCATGGACATTACAATGCCCGAAATGGACGGAATTACCGCAGTAAAGGAGATCAAAAAGATCGACCAGAATGCGTTGATTATTATGTGTAGCGCCATGGGACAGCAGGCCATGGTGATCGATGCGATTCAAGCCGGGGCAAAGGATTTCGTCGTGAAACCGTTCCAACCGGATCGGGTTTTAGAGGCGGTTCGCAAAGTAATCCAATGA
- the fliY gene encoding flagellar motor switch phosphatase FliY, translated as MSNEMLSQEEINALLNEETAELTPMERDALGEIGNISFGSGATALSLLLNRRVELNTPSVELSELSELIRKYPKPCLAAEVDYTTGLKGTNLLLIQMHDAAVIADLMLGGDGTSPNTNLGEMEISAIAEAMNQMIGKASTSMSSLFDLRVEIAPPRTRILSMKNLDEFSAQFIKDNLVAVVYFRLVIEGLVDSQIMLVIPYLFAREMAKTLINANEQEPIEEKMAEQPKTNRKKPLDREKPKADGSVRPVQFRTLESAPLMDGPSNLDLLLDVPLELSVELGSTKMRIKEILELGIGSVIELDRLAGELVDILVNGKLIAKGEVVVIDENFGVKITDIVSPFERVNNLQ; from the coding sequence ATGTCAAATGAAATGTTGTCGCAGGAAGAAATAAATGCGCTCCTTAATGAAGAAACAGCCGAATTGACCCCGATGGAAAGGGACGCGTTGGGTGAGATCGGGAACATCTCGTTTGGTTCCGGTGCCACCGCCTTGTCCCTGCTTTTAAACCGTCGGGTCGAATTGAACACGCCCAGTGTTGAACTGTCGGAGCTCAGCGAACTAATCCGTAAATACCCGAAGCCTTGTCTTGCGGCGGAAGTTGATTATACAACCGGTTTAAAAGGGACCAACCTTCTTCTTATTCAGATGCATGACGCCGCGGTGATCGCCGACCTAATGTTGGGCGGGGACGGGACGTCCCCCAACACGAATCTGGGCGAAATGGAGATTAGTGCCATTGCGGAAGCAATGAACCAGATGATCGGGAAGGCTTCGACTTCGATGTCATCCCTTTTTGATCTCAGAGTGGAGATTGCCCCGCCGCGGACCCGTATTTTGTCCATGAAAAACCTGGACGAGTTCAGCGCCCAGTTTATCAAGGACAACCTGGTTGCTGTGGTCTATTTTCGGTTGGTCATTGAAGGCTTGGTTGACAGCCAAATAATGCTGGTCATTCCGTATCTCTTTGCCCGTGAGATGGCAAAGACCTTAATTAACGCGAATGAACAGGAACCGATAGAGGAGAAAATGGCAGAACAACCAAAAACGAACCGGAAAAAACCATTGGATCGGGAAAAACCCAAAGCGGACGGGTCAGTCCGGCCAGTTCAGTTTAGGACCTTAGAGTCAGCCCCGCTCATGGATGGGCCGAGCAACCTCGATCTGCTCTTGGATGTTCCCTTGGAGCTCAGCGTGGAGTTGGGCAGTACCAAGATGCGGATCAAAGAGATCTTGGAGCTGGGGATCGGGTCGGTGATTGAACTGGACCGGCTAGCCGGGGAACTGGTGGATATTCTGGTGAACGGCAAGTTGATCGCCAAAGGAGAAGTGGTTGTGATCGATGAGAACTTTGGCGTTAAAATTACCGACATTGTTAGTCCATTCGAAAGAGTTAACAATTTACAGTAG
- the fliM gene encoding flagellar motor switch protein FliM — MAEILTQNEIDALLQALSSGAIDAESAKTEDQSRKIRPYDFRRPSKFAKDQIRTIVMIHENFSRILSSSLSAYLRAMVQSEVASVDQLTYEEFIKSLQNPTVINVLALKPLEGSMVFEFAPNLAFGFIDRLLGGKGAYDGIIRELTEIEQMVTKRVVMRMANCIKEAWSNVVDVEPEYQGMETNPMFTQVIPPTEMVILVTLDVKIAAISGLMNVCYPYILLEPLLDRLSSQYWFASAKKSFTAEAVTTLKKRLTEAVLPVEVELGKATVSVREMLSLDVGDVIKLNQSIKEPLTVKVGHEEKYLGFPGLSNDKLAVQLYGIKQKGGERDVK, encoded by the coding sequence TTGGCCGAGATTCTGACCCAAAATGAAATAGATGCTCTTTTGCAGGCGCTTTCATCAGGGGCCATTGATGCTGAATCGGCGAAAACCGAAGACCAGTCGCGAAAGATCCGTCCCTACGACTTCCGACGGCCAAGCAAATTCGCAAAAGACCAAATCCGCACGATTGTCATGATCCATGAAAACTTTTCCCGCATCTTAAGCTCTTCCTTGTCCGCCTATCTCCGGGCGATGGTCCAGTCGGAAGTGGCTTCCGTGGACCAGTTGACATATGAAGAGTTTATTAAATCCCTCCAAAATCCAACCGTGATCAATGTTCTAGCTTTAAAACCGCTGGAAGGGAGTATGGTTTTTGAGTTTGCGCCAAACCTGGCTTTTGGCTTCATCGACCGGCTTCTGGGCGGGAAAGGCGCTTACGACGGGATTATCCGCGAGTTAACCGAGATTGAACAGATGGTTACCAAGCGGGTCGTCATGCGGATGGCCAACTGTATCAAGGAAGCCTGGAGTAATGTGGTCGATGTCGAACCTGAATACCAGGGTATGGAGACAAACCCCATGTTTACCCAGGTGATCCCTCCGACGGAGATGGTCATCCTGGTGACTTTGGATGTGAAAATTGCGGCCATCAGCGGCTTGATGAATGTGTGTTACCCGTATATCCTCTTGGAACCACTTCTAGACCGGCTGAGCTCTCAATACTGGTTTGCCAGTGCGAAGAAGAGTTTTACTGCCGAGGCGGTTACCACCTTGAAAAAACGTTTGACCGAAGCGGTTTTGCCTGTTGAAGTCGAGTTGGGGAAGGCAACGGTCAGTGTACGGGAAATGTTGAGTTTGGATGTGGGCGATGTCATTAAGCTGAACCAGTCAATTAAAGAACCATTAACGGTGAAAGTCGGCCATGAAGAAAAGTACCTGGGTTTCCCCGGCCTTTCCAATGATAAATTAGCGGTCCAACTCTACGGGATTAAACAAAAAGGTGGTGAACGCGATGTCAAATGA
- a CDS encoding flagellar basal body-associated FliL family protein yields the protein MSDKNGKANQIIITITVCLLIFFAAVFSATMFFIYKIMPAKERYTKVTAGTEVKYLMPLGDEVLVNLADPLKQKYLRLNFTLVLDSERTQQEIEKRKAQVRDLVISICRGKTSEELREKEGNSKLRTEIITAINNILPEGKVLDIFFTDFIVT from the coding sequence ATGTCAGATAAAAACGGAAAAGCAAATCAGATCATCATCACCATCACCGTCTGTCTTTTGATCTTTTTTGCGGCGGTGTTCAGTGCGACAATGTTTTTTATCTACAAGATCATGCCGGCTAAAGAGCGGTACACAAAAGTGACCGCCGGGACCGAAGTCAAGTATCTCATGCCCTTGGGGGATGAAGTGCTGGTCAATTTGGCGGATCCCCTCAAACAAAAATACCTCCGGCTCAATTTTACCTTGGTTTTGGATTCCGAAAGAACCCAACAGGAGATCGAAAAACGAAAAGCGCAAGTACGGGACCTTGTGATCAGTATTTGCCGGGGGAAAACTTCTGAAGAATTAAGGGAAAAAGAAGGAAATAGCAAACTTCGCACCGAAATAATTACTGCTATCAACAATATTTTACCGGAGGGCAAAGTGCTCGATATTTTCTTCACCGATTTTATTGTAACGTAA
- a CDS encoding OmpA/MotB family protein, protein MYKKKPKEQPRGAPPWMTTYSDLVTNLLTFFVLLFAFSNVNADKYEQIAASLRSVFSGSPSIVYGGKYPLGEQMPFEISSPVNAEFQVIYEEIEAMLAEEGVGAAVEIFQEERGLIISFKEKIFFDIGSAQLRPEARSLLSRVGRILAADDHDIRVEGHTCDLPIRSRIFPSNWELSTSRATNVTRFLIEEVGIEPSRLGATGFAEFRPIAPNDSEENRIRNRRVDLLLLSRNNL, encoded by the coding sequence ATGTATAAGAAGAAACCAAAAGAACAACCGAGAGGTGCTCCCCCGTGGATGACCACCTATTCGGATCTGGTCACCAACCTGTTGACCTTTTTCGTCCTCTTGTTTGCCTTCTCCAATGTGAACGCGGACAAATACGAACAGATTGCCGCTTCCTTAAGGTCGGTTTTTAGCGGTTCCCCCAGCATCGTATACGGTGGGAAGTATCCATTGGGTGAACAGATGCCTTTTGAGATTTCCTCGCCCGTCAACGCCGAATTTCAAGTGATTTATGAGGAGATTGAGGCCATGCTGGCGGAGGAAGGCGTGGGGGCGGCGGTGGAGATCTTTCAGGAGGAACGGGGGCTAATCATCAGCTTTAAGGAGAAGATCTTTTTCGACATCGGTTCGGCCCAGCTGCGGCCGGAGGCGCGTAGTCTGCTCAGCCGCGTCGGCCGGATCCTGGCCGCTGACGACCACGATATCCGGGTGGAGGGACACACCTGCGATTTGCCGATCCGCAGCCGGATCTTCCCGTCCAACTGGGAGCTTTCGACCTCCCGGGCGACCAATGTCACCCGGTTTCTCATCGAAGAAGTGGGCATCGAACCAAGTCGACTGGGAGCAACCGGCTTCGCCGAATTCAGGCCGATTGCGCCCAATGATTCCGAAGAAAACAGGATACGCAACCGGAGAGTCGATCTTCTTCTGCTCTCCAGGAATAATTTATAG
- a CDS encoding motility protein A — MLDLATIIGLVVGTILILLGCAGGSLSTLLGFLSLNSVYITIGGSFTAMLINFPLERFVRAFKSVRWAFFTQTYSLEEIINTLVRYAEKARREGLLALEDEIANSSDDFLKKGIQLVVDGTDPELVKNILEIEIGFLEERHNENKTFWEAWGTLAPSFGLIGTIIGLIQMLRNMDDPSTVGPAMAVALLTTLYGALMAYFLFNPIAAKLGIRSQEEVMIRQVMVEGILSVQAGENPRIVEEKLKSFLPPARRENVGRDRIEGVGLHV; from the coding sequence GTGTTGGATCTGGCAACGATCATCGGTTTGGTTGTCGGTACCATTTTGATTCTCCTCGGTTGTGCCGGGGGAAGTCTCAGTACTTTACTTGGGTTTTTGAGTTTGAATTCGGTTTATATCACCATCGGGGGCTCCTTTACCGCCATGCTGATCAATTTTCCGCTGGAGCGGTTTGTGAGAGCATTCAAGAGTGTGCGTTGGGCGTTTTTTACGCAGACCTATTCGCTGGAAGAGATCATCAACACCCTGGTCCGTTACGCCGAAAAGGCGAGGCGGGAGGGTCTTCTGGCTCTGGAAGACGAGATCGCCAATTCGTCGGATGATTTCTTGAAAAAAGGGATCCAACTGGTGGTGGACGGGACCGACCCGGAATTGGTGAAAAATATCTTGGAGATTGAAATTGGTTTTCTGGAAGAAAGGCACAACGAGAACAAGACTTTTTGGGAGGCCTGGGGGACTCTGGCTCCGTCTTTCGGCTTGATCGGAACAATCATCGGTTTAATTCAGATGTTAAGGAATATGGATGACCCCAGCACGGTTGGGCCGGCGATGGCGGTGGCCCTCTTGACAACTTTATACGGGGCCTTAATGGCTTATTTCTTGTTTAACCCGATTGCGGCCAAATTGGGCATCCGCAGTCAGGAGGAGGTTATGATCCGGCAGGTGATGGTGGAGGGAATCCTTTCGGTGCAAGCAGGTGAAAACCCGCGGATCGTTGAAGAGAAACTCAAATCTTTCCTCCCGCCGGCGCGTCGGGAAAACGTCGGGCGCGACCGGATTGAAGGAGTTGGGCTCCATGTATAA
- a CDS encoding flagellar FlbD family protein, which produces MPSITEGWACRLIKVTRFSGEEFWVNPHLIEFMEETPDTVISLVTGKKVVVKESATEIREKIIAYRRQLDEGGREWVSTENRGE; this is translated from the coding sequence ATGCCAAGTATTACAGAAGGGTGGGCATGTCGCTTGATTAAAGTTACCCGGTTCAGTGGCGAAGAATTTTGGGTCAACCCCCACCTCATTGAGTTTATGGAAGAAACGCCGGATACCGTGATTTCTCTCGTCACCGGGAAAAAGGTCGTGGTGAAGGAGAGTGCGACCGAGATCAGAGAGAAGATAATCGCCTACCGCCGGCAGCTTGACGAAGGCGGACGGGAATGGGTTTCAACAGAGAATCGAGGTGAGTAG
- a CDS encoding flagellar hook protein FlgE — translation MMRSMFAGVSGLRNHQVRMDVIGNNIANVNTVGYKTSRVTFADALSQTLRGATAPQGNRGGINPQQVGLGVTLSSIDVLHTPGNLQTTGVNTDLAIQGNGFFILGGEGNQRYYTRAGNFTMDTSGRLVYGNGLQLQGWMANDAGEIQTGGNPQGITLPIGTTIDPQATSEITLTGNLNSSTPDGESFTRNLQVYDSLGNPHTIQIVFTKTAVGQWNWQVQDSATPPTVIDPGATLNFDTFGHLPAGTEATITWTPGPGVEALDITIDFSAISQQHAEDSSVGYKQNGYRMGYLDSYRIDSSGTVIGIFTNGLTKNVAQIAIATFTNPAGLEKLGETMFRTSSNSGEAQINISGVGGAGRITPGALEMSNVDLSQEFTDMIVTQRGFQANSRIITTSDEMLQELVNLKR, via the coding sequence ATGATGCGTTCCATGTTTGCCGGAGTCTCCGGACTCCGCAACCATCAAGTACGGATGGATGTCATCGGCAACAACATTGCCAACGTAAATACGGTTGGTTACAAAACCAGCCGGGTTACTTTTGCGGATGCGCTTTCGCAGACGTTGCGGGGGGCAACCGCACCCCAGGGTAACCGGGGTGGGATTAACCCGCAACAAGTCGGACTGGGGGTCACCCTCTCCAGCATCGACGTCCTCCATACCCCCGGGAACTTGCAGACCACCGGGGTCAATACCGACCTGGCCATCCAGGGGAATGGCTTTTTTATCCTTGGCGGGGAAGGCAACCAAAGATATTACACCCGGGCTGGAAACTTTACCATGGATACCTCTGGTCGTCTGGTCTATGGTAATGGTCTCCAGTTACAAGGGTGGATGGCCAATGATGCTGGAGAGATCCAGACCGGCGGGAATCCCCAAGGGATTACTTTACCGATCGGGACCACGATTGATCCACAGGCTACTTCGGAGATAACTTTAACCGGAAACTTAAACTCGTCAACGCCTGATGGTGAAAGCTTCACGCGGAATTTACAGGTTTATGATTCCTTGGGGAACCCCCATACGATCCAGATTGTCTTTACCAAGACGGCGGTGGGGCAGTGGAATTGGCAAGTCCAAGATAGTGCTACACCACCAACTGTAATTGACCCAGGAGCAACCCTTAACTTTGATACTTTTGGGCATCTCCCAGCTGGAACGGAAGCAACTATTACTTGGACACCAGGGCCCGGGGTGGAAGCTCTGGATATTACCATTGATTTTTCGGCCATAAGCCAGCAGCATGCGGAGGACTCTTCAGTGGGTTATAAGCAAAACGGTTACCGCATGGGGTATTTGGACAGTTACCGCATCGACAGTTCGGGTACGGTGATCGGCATCTTCACGAACGGGTTAACCAAGAACGTGGCGCAGATTGCCATTGCCACTTTCACCAATCCCGCCGGGCTCGAAAAATTGGGAGAGACCATGTTCCGGACCTCCAGCAACTCCGGGGAAGCCCAGATCAATATCTCCGGGGTTGGCGGTGCGGGGAGGATTACCCCGGGGGCTTTGGAGATGTCCAACGTCGATTTGTCGCAGGAGTTTACGGACATGATCGTCACCCAACGGGGTTTCCAGGCGAACTCGCGGATCATCACGACCTCCGATGAAATGCTTCAGGAGTTGGTTAACCTCAAACGGTAA
- a CDS encoding TIGR02530 family flagellar biosynthesis protein: MTDRIIPPISPVTQTPRVTPAERRTVPKPGATGDFQKILESKLGTEIKISAHAQKRMMERGITLSPQDMAGLREAVQKAQAKGCKESLVVLDQVALVVSVENRTVITAVDARSLKENVFTNIDSAVFVQNK; encoded by the coding sequence ATGACTGACCGGATCATTCCACCAATTTCACCAGTAACGCAGACACCCAGGGTTACCCCGGCGGAGCGCCGAACGGTACCAAAGCCCGGAGCGACCGGCGATTTCCAGAAGATTCTGGAATCGAAATTAGGCACCGAGATTAAAATTTCCGCCCATGCGCAGAAACGTATGATGGAACGGGGGATTACCCTTTCTCCTCAGGACATGGCGGGCCTTCGGGAGGCCGTCCAGAAAGCGCAGGCGAAGGGGTGCAAAGAATCCCTGGTGGTCTTGGACCAAGTTGCCTTGGTGGTTAGTGTGGAAAACCGGACCGTGATTACCGCGGTGGATGCCCGTAGTTTAAAAGAGAATGTCTTTACCAATATCGACAGTGCGGTTTTTGTCCAGAACAAATAG
- a CDS encoding flagellar hook capping FlgD N-terminal domain-containing protein — protein sequence MITPVGSSYTSSTVIKSANDFLGKDAFLNLLVMELRYQDPLDPMKDRDFIAQMAQFSALEQMQNLYRVSELQQATAMLGRSVIAQEFHEGGLSEMVYGQVTGVRSYGGQTYLMLDSGREIRSDQVVSVMDEKGLEQYLHGLVGRKAFIRVYNEIGEVVDFKEVLITGYRLKDGGPYIVYHNGEGEEEVPLADVWGVV from the coding sequence ATGATTACACCAGTGGGCAGCAGCTACACCAGTTCAACCGTGATCAAATCCGCCAATGACTTCCTGGGGAAAGACGCTTTTCTCAACTTGTTGGTGATGGAACTCCGCTACCAGGATCCGTTGGACCCCATGAAAGACCGGGATTTCATTGCCCAGATGGCTCAGTTCTCCGCGTTGGAGCAGATGCAGAACCTCTACCGTGTCAGCGAGCTCCAACAAGCAACGGCGATGCTTGGCCGCTCCGTAATTGCCCAGGAGTTTCACGAAGGAGGCCTGAGCGAGATGGTTTACGGCCAAGTCACCGGCGTACGAAGCTACGGCGGCCAAACCTACTTAATGTTGGACAGCGGACGGGAGATCAGGTCCGACCAGGTCGTCTCGGTGATGGATGAGAAGGGCTTGGAACAATATCTGCACGGACTTGTCGGCCGGAAAGCCTTTATCCGTGTTTATAACGAAATTGGGGAAGTCGTTGACTTTAAGGAGGTACTGATCACTGGTTACCGGTTGAAAGACGGTGGACCGTATATCGTTTATCACAACGGAGAAGGAGAGGAAGAGGTGCCCCTGGCCGATGTCTGGGGAGTTGTTTAG